One part of the Corynebacterium sp. CNCTC7651 genome encodes these proteins:
- a CDS encoding DUF3800 domain-containing protein, which yields MVAAAPIKTNMLIAYLDEFGHQGPYVDKDHEKYNTHPLFGYGGYVIESDKVRELGGYFEHIKEKLLAWEIEQSGCHPRRWEKKGSALLTTRNMDKFGSEITPALGRIYRRLFQLNGKVFFFGQEKPIGPVSVTREKSQEREEHCLIQSLKRLGAFANDQQEQMLVIMDATETDNRERAVSTAGRTIYSGHPETQQIIEVPIQADSYLYGTIQLADWTCALLSRLGKYHFANEVQFEWSVDLANTLFTGQQNIVSNSVIWTNDLDRNTKCYPSSLLHHGSFSDYREEKRRRIALQNDRNKQMQHRLIDAGSPEFKSKLASIRRGLD from the coding sequence ATGGTTGCCGCCGCGCCCATTAAAACGAACATGTTAATTGCCTATCTTGACGAGTTTGGTCACCAAGGTCCCTACGTGGACAAAGACCACGAGAAGTACAACACGCACCCCCTTTTTGGCTATGGCGGCTACGTTATCGAATCTGACAAGGTTCGTGAGTTAGGAGGCTACTTCGAGCACATCAAGGAAAAATTGCTTGCTTGGGAGATTGAGCAATCTGGGTGCCATCCCCGTAGGTGGGAAAAGAAGGGTTCCGCACTCCTCACAACCAGGAATATGGACAAGTTTGGGTCTGAGATAACCCCTGCGCTTGGAAGGATTTATCGACGGCTTTTTCAGCTGAACGGTAAAGTGTTCTTCTTTGGGCAAGAAAAGCCAATCGGTCCTGTCAGTGTCACCAGGGAAAAGTCACAGGAGCGTGAGGAACATTGTTTGATCCAATCGCTTAAGAGGCTTGGAGCATTCGCCAACGACCAGCAAGAACAAATGCTCGTCATTATGGACGCCACTGAGACGGATAACCGAGAGCGTGCAGTGTCAACCGCTGGCCGTACAATCTATTCTGGCCACCCCGAAACGCAGCAGATCATTGAAGTCCCTATCCAGGCAGATAGCTACCTCTACGGGACAATCCAACTTGCGGATTGGACCTGTGCGTTACTGTCGCGGCTCGGAAAGTACCATTTTGCAAATGAGGTGCAGTTCGAGTGGTCCGTTGACCTAGCCAACACGCTTTTCACCGGCCAGCAAAACATCGTGTCGAACAGCGTGATTTGGACGAATGACCTTGACCGCAATACAAAGTGTTACCCGAGCTCACTCCTACATCATGGTTCTTTCTCTGATTACAGGGAGGAAAAACGACGCCGGATAGCCCTCCAAAACGACCGTAACAAGCAGATGCAGCATCGTTTGATTGATGCTGGGTCGCCTGAGTTTAAGTCGAAACTAGCGTCGATAAGGCGAGGGCTTGACTGA
- a CDS encoding RNA polymerase sigma factor, translated as MSDLGRFRNEGRRKRKTTVAWTESTKPSGESDRLAGDRELYEVLREQGFQGRDYDDFEIELMGYGFACIKKWILTKELLSKCREKLKFVPKDEDVRLDLLTPEEAEEIAQDIVVESVLGFREDALVGGKWSPTGGASLKTFFVGRCLMEACRVLKQRAKELKRTARYIQEVEEDELHNLPSREMPLETQFERDDELRLVTGLLSERELEVVRLHAEGLSAKDIAGRLGMLPRNVNKTLERARGKARKHRNEGGVA; from the coding sequence GTGAGCGACTTAGGCAGGTTTCGCAACGAAGGGCGGCGTAAGCGTAAGACCACCGTCGCGTGGACGGAGTCCACAAAGCCGAGCGGGGAATCAGATCGCCTTGCGGGTGACCGCGAGCTCTATGAAGTTCTGCGGGAACAAGGCTTTCAAGGCAGGGACTACGACGATTTTGAAATCGAGCTCATGGGGTACGGGTTCGCATGTATCAAGAAGTGGATTCTGACGAAAGAACTGCTTTCCAAATGCCGTGAGAAGTTGAAATTCGTCCCCAAGGACGAGGACGTCCGTTTAGACCTCCTCACCCCAGAAGAGGCAGAAGAAATTGCCCAAGACATCGTAGTGGAATCCGTCCTCGGGTTTCGGGAAGACGCGCTTGTTGGAGGAAAGTGGTCACCGACTGGCGGAGCGAGTTTGAAGACCTTCTTCGTCGGCAGGTGCTTGATGGAGGCGTGCCGGGTGCTGAAACAACGTGCCAAAGAGCTCAAGAGGACTGCACGCTACATACAAGAGGTTGAAGAAGATGAATTGCACAACCTGCCTTCACGCGAAATGCCGTTGGAGACGCAATTTGAACGCGACGACGAACTGCGCCTCGTGACCGGGTTGCTTTCGGAGAGAGAGTTGGAAGTCGTGCGTTTGCATGCCGAAGGGCTTTCTGCGAAGGACATTGCGGGCAGACTCGGAATGCTTCCTCGCAATGTGAACAAAACGTTGGAAAGGGCGCGAGGGAAAGCCAGAAAGCATAGGAACGAAGGAGGCGTGGCATGA
- the istA gene encoding IS21 family transposase produces the protein MTDYRAVMTLLVQQRSYRQIESALGCSHRAIARANTVVKDLNLTTVEQVNALADSELELLFVDGRSTGQGDFVPIDFDAVVSARTGRGKATLQVLWARYTDTPAEVGQRHYSYERFRQLVAQHVNEAGLSARITHAPAHTMQVDWAGSKMRLFDPVLGHGPKVSVFVASLPYSGMIFAYACRNERQECWLMAHQMAFEYFGGVAEVIVPDNASTASNAISAADRNRQVNSTYAQFLEHYNTAALPARVKRPKDKANVEAAVKIVTQKVIHFLDGHQCVDIDELNKVILARVDAINAATPFRRQAPSRRELFDTYERDLLGALPDTAWEATEWKSAKVAPDSHITINTVRYSVPHQYVGRRVDARITGQTLTVFVDGERIAAHRIDSRRGVYVTDPDHLPAHLDTAVGLWSTPYFVREAAKVGPATQAVIEEMIAAKPIAAQAYQSCRNVLNLGKHNKPVLEAACQRLVDTSANRRAATYTAVKNMMAAVRKDTESRPSSYTPDTSAPIPAAPLARDTRGAYLAGADQFTLSALTSKEHN, from the coding sequence GTGACGGATTACCGTGCGGTGATGACGCTGCTTGTGCAGCAGCGGTCGTACCGCCAGATTGAAAGCGCGCTCGGATGCTCCCACCGGGCTATTGCACGGGCGAACACGGTGGTCAAAGACCTCAATCTCACTACGGTTGAGCAAGTAAATGCCCTAGCTGATAGCGAGTTAGAGCTGTTGTTCGTTGACGGGCGCAGCACTGGTCAGGGCGATTTCGTCCCGATCGACTTCGATGCTGTTGTCTCTGCACGCACTGGCCGCGGCAAGGCGACGTTGCAGGTGCTGTGGGCACGCTATACCGATACTCCTGCCGAGGTTGGTCAGCGGCATTACAGCTACGAGCGTTTTCGTCAGCTTGTCGCACAACACGTCAACGAAGCTGGGCTAAGCGCTCGGATTACCCACGCCCCGGCGCATACGATGCAGGTGGACTGGGCGGGCTCGAAAATGCGCTTGTTCGACCCAGTCCTCGGACATGGTCCAAAAGTCAGCGTGTTTGTGGCTTCATTGCCGTATTCGGGGATGATTTTCGCGTATGCCTGCCGCAATGAGCGCCAAGAATGCTGGTTGATGGCCCATCAGATGGCGTTTGAGTACTTCGGCGGTGTTGCTGAGGTCATCGTGCCCGATAACGCGTCGACGGCTTCGAACGCGATCAGCGCCGCGGATAGAAACAGGCAGGTCAATTCGACATACGCCCAGTTTCTTGAGCACTACAACACCGCAGCTTTGCCCGCGCGGGTCAAACGGCCCAAGGATAAGGCGAATGTAGAAGCCGCGGTGAAGATCGTGACCCAAAAGGTCATTCACTTCCTTGACGGCCACCAATGCGTGGATATCGACGAGCTCAACAAGGTGATCTTGGCCAGGGTTGACGCGATTAACGCAGCGACCCCGTTTCGCCGGCAAGCGCCCAGCCGCCGGGAGCTGTTCGACACCTATGAGCGCGACCTGCTCGGTGCGCTGCCAGACACAGCGTGGGAGGCAACCGAATGGAAGAGCGCGAAGGTTGCCCCAGATAGCCATATCACCATCAACACGGTGCGATATTCGGTACCGCATCAGTACGTGGGCCGTCGGGTTGATGCCCGTATCACTGGCCAGACGCTGACCGTTTTCGTCGACGGTGAGCGCATTGCCGCCCACCGCATCGATTCCCGCCGAGGGGTCTACGTCACTGACCCAGATCATCTACCCGCACACCTAGACACCGCAGTCGGGCTGTGGTCAACTCCATACTTCGTGCGCGAAGCCGCCAAAGTGGGGCCTGCAACCCAAGCTGTAATTGAAGAGATGATTGCAGCTAAGCCCATTGCGGCCCAGGCGTACCAATCGTGCCGGAACGTGCTCAACCTGGGAAAACACAATAAACCCGTCCTCGAAGCCGCATGCCAGCGTCTCGTCGACACCAGCGCAAACCGCCGGGCAGCGACCTACACCGCGGTCAAAAACATGATGGCGGCCGTACGCAAAGACACCGAGTCTCGGCCGAGCAGTTACACCCCAGATACCTCGGCCCCGATACCAGCTGCCCCACTTGCGCGCGATACACGCGGCGCCTATCTCGCTGGTGCAGACCAATTCACCCTCTCCGCCCTGACAAGCAAGGAGCACAACTAA
- a CDS encoding ATP-binding protein, translating to MTPHTPASTHARFLDESVLPTFTDLRMTAFGRSVIDIAADPAFDDWSFSDKVLYALDQEVAARRERRVNKLLKASKSPNPDACVEDITYMPDRNINKEQITRLAQCQWCQHTQNIVILGKSSVGKTYLALALLNAVCRRDFSAKFFRTDMLANQLAVLKHDDIARMNFFEDIRNTDVLVLDDFLTTPIDAEIAPQLLNILAAREQRGSTIVTSQFNPEDWYKSIPDAVIAESILNRLVGGAEIIALDGPNMRLNT from the coding sequence ATGACACCCCACACGCCAGCTTCGACACACGCCCGCTTCCTGGACGAATCGGTTTTGCCGACATTCACCGATCTGCGGATGACCGCTTTCGGCAGAAGCGTGATCGATATCGCCGCCGACCCCGCATTCGACGACTGGTCATTTTCCGACAAAGTGCTCTACGCACTCGACCAAGAAGTCGCGGCCAGGCGCGAACGACGAGTCAACAAACTGCTCAAAGCATCAAAATCGCCAAACCCCGATGCTTGTGTTGAAGACATCACCTACATGCCTGACCGCAACATCAACAAAGAGCAAATCACCCGACTTGCTCAATGCCAATGGTGCCAGCACACCCAAAATATTGTCATCCTAGGCAAGTCCTCAGTCGGCAAAACCTACCTCGCGCTCGCCCTGCTCAACGCTGTATGCCGACGAGATTTCTCAGCGAAATTCTTCCGCACCGATATGCTCGCCAACCAGCTAGCCGTGCTCAAACACGACGACATCGCCCGGATGAACTTTTTCGAAGACATCCGAAACACTGACGTACTTGTCCTCGATGACTTCCTCACCACACCAATCGACGCCGAAATAGCGCCACAGCTGCTCAACATCCTCGCTGCTCGAGAACAACGAGGATCAACAATCGTCACATCCCAGTTCAACCCTGAAGACTGGTACAAATCCATCCCCGATGCCGTCATCGCCGAATCCATCCTCAACCGACTCGTCGGAGGCGCTGAGATCATCGCCCTAGATGGACCCAACATGCGACTCAACACCTAA
- the istA gene encoding IS21 family transposase — MTISMTTIETIRQLDDEGMSRRAIAKAVNVSRATVDKYVNQDDFSPTVPVKTRKPGSIVLGEALCAVIDGWLEDDQRMPRKQRHTAQRICDRLINEHGYTGSYSPVQRYVKQWKQDHKSPGDGFMELEWSPGVIQVDFGQAEVIMASAARVVHLLVVTFPYSNMRFCRAFAGETAECVITGLLDVIDTAGGVPTEMVFDNATAVGRRVGPKVVESELFAAFKAHYRTKARYCNPYSGHEKGNVENAVGFIRRNLLVPVPEVASLAELNTILESGCAAFATHTHYKKAATVAELFKQDQQALKACPSVRFNPVRFDVRRTDKTGVVTLDGNRYLVGPAWANRQVTLELSHDTVTVLDDDTRRIIALPRVFGTADSTVINPMSLLPGLAKKPGAWTNSPLRHHLPDAVVGYLDGADTATRREFFTHAQTTATECGFDATVTAAAALLETNAQPTGPHLGIAARYSSPPPPQHTRANLTTYDQLLATTTTSQHAEVTSQ, encoded by the coding sequence ATGACGATCAGCATGACCACGATCGAAACTATCAGACAGCTCGATGACGAGGGAATGTCCAGACGAGCGATTGCCAAGGCGGTGAACGTGTCGCGCGCTACGGTCGATAAGTACGTTAACCAGGACGATTTCAGCCCAACCGTGCCGGTGAAGACACGCAAACCAGGCTCAATCGTGCTGGGTGAGGCGTTGTGCGCTGTGATTGATGGTTGGCTCGAGGATGATCAGCGCATGCCACGCAAGCAACGCCACACTGCGCAACGCATCTGTGACCGGCTGATCAACGAGCATGGCTATACGGGCTCGTATTCACCGGTGCAGCGCTACGTCAAGCAGTGGAAACAGGACCATAAATCCCCGGGGGATGGGTTCATGGAGTTGGAATGGTCACCGGGGGTCATCCAGGTCGATTTCGGCCAGGCAGAAGTCATCATGGCGTCAGCCGCAAGGGTTGTGCACCTTCTGGTGGTGACGTTTCCGTATTCAAATATGAGGTTTTGCAGGGCCTTTGCCGGCGAAACCGCTGAGTGCGTCATTACCGGGCTTTTAGATGTCATCGACACCGCCGGCGGGGTGCCGACTGAGATGGTCTTCGATAACGCGACCGCCGTTGGGCGCCGTGTCGGCCCGAAAGTGGTGGAATCGGAGCTTTTCGCCGCGTTCAAAGCGCACTATAGGACGAAGGCTCGGTACTGCAATCCGTACTCGGGCCATGAGAAAGGCAATGTGGAAAACGCGGTCGGCTTCATCCGCCGAAACCTGCTTGTGCCTGTGCCGGAAGTAGCCTCCCTAGCGGAGTTGAACACCATCTTGGAGTCCGGGTGCGCCGCGTTTGCTACCCACACCCACTACAAGAAGGCAGCCACGGTCGCTGAACTGTTCAAACAGGATCAGCAAGCGCTCAAAGCGTGCCCGTCGGTGCGGTTTAACCCGGTGCGTTTCGACGTGCGCCGCACCGACAAAACCGGCGTTGTCACCCTAGACGGCAACCGTTACCTGGTCGGGCCTGCCTGGGCGAACAGGCAAGTCACGCTGGAGTTGTCCCACGACACCGTCACCGTTTTAGACGACGACACCAGACGCATCATCGCATTGCCGAGAGTTTTCGGTACCGCAGACTCGACGGTGATCAACCCGATGAGTTTGCTGCCTGGGTTAGCGAAAAAACCCGGGGCGTGGACGAACTCACCGCTTCGCCATCACCTGCCGGACGCTGTCGTGGGCTACCTCGACGGGGCGGATACCGCTACACGCCGGGAGTTTTTCACCCACGCGCAAACCACCGCCACAGAATGCGGATTCGACGCCACCGTCACCGCAGCCGCCGCACTCTTAGAGACCAACGCCCAACCAACCGGGCCTCATCTGGGTATCGCCGCACGCTACAGCTCCCCACCACCACCACAACACACACGAGCGAACCTCACCACCTATGACCAGCTCCTTGCCACCACAACCACCTCACAGCATGCGGAGGTGACCTCACAGTGA
- the istB gene encoding IS21-like element helper ATPase IstB, with protein MSTDTTNNKDRVVALGRQLYLTTAVLRQCADHATPRQCDILIELFEAELSSRAASRARRLMHRARVPVRKTLDSYDWSPVTLPADITREHLTTLDFLNGCEDLVFYGDVGTGKTHLAIALVTAACLRGIPARFFTAAGLVDHLRNAKHAGKLDKELASLGKNELLVIDELGYIPIDTDGARLLFQAIADAYEQRSLIITTNLAFSQWGQVFGNDDMAAAAIDRIVHHGRMITFTGQSYRMANALMK; from the coding sequence GTGAGCACCGATACCACCAACAACAAAGACCGCGTGGTGGCTCTTGGCCGCCAGCTCTACCTCACTACCGCCGTGTTACGCCAGTGCGCAGACCATGCCACCCCACGCCAATGCGACATCCTCATTGAGCTCTTCGAAGCGGAGCTTTCTTCCAGGGCCGCATCAAGAGCGCGGCGCCTGATGCACCGCGCGCGTGTCCCGGTACGCAAAACCCTCGACAGCTACGACTGGTCCCCGGTCACCTTGCCCGCCGACATCACCCGCGAACACCTCACCACACTCGACTTCCTCAACGGGTGTGAAGACCTCGTCTTCTACGGCGACGTCGGAACCGGCAAAACACACCTCGCCATCGCACTGGTCACCGCGGCATGTCTCAGAGGCATTCCGGCACGGTTTTTCACCGCCGCAGGACTCGTCGACCATCTACGGAACGCGAAACACGCAGGCAAACTCGACAAAGAGCTCGCATCCCTAGGCAAAAACGAACTCCTCGTCATCGACGAACTCGGCTACATCCCCATCGACACCGACGGGGCAAGACTTCTGTTCCAAGCAATCGCCGACGCGTACGAACAACGCAGCCTGATCATCACCACCAACCTTGCATTTTCCCAATGGGGCCAAGTCTTCGGAAACGACGACATGGCAGCCGCCGCAATCGACCGCATCGTCCACCACGGCCGCATGATCACCTTCACCGGCCAGTCCTACCGCATGGCAAACGCCCTCATGAAATAG
- a CDS encoding tyrosine-type recombinase/integrase — protein sequence MRFGEVAGLQVGDLDFERHRISIKRQAVTVGNEVHIKEALKTEGSRRVVAFSSKLDDELKALCKGKKKTDFLFTKQGTKEPLKRPQGTKSWLGCAVGRIQAVDEDFPHVTSHDLRHTAVSLMVSVGAPISVISHVR from the coding sequence ATGCGGTTCGGTGAAGTTGCGGGGCTTCAGGTGGGAGACCTTGACTTTGAACGGCACCGAATCAGTATTAAGCGTCAGGCTGTCACGGTTGGCAATGAAGTGCATATCAAGGAAGCTCTCAAGACTGAGGGTTCAAGGCGTGTAGTTGCCTTTTCTTCGAAGCTGGACGATGAACTCAAAGCACTGTGCAAGGGGAAGAAGAAAACAGACTTCCTCTTCACCAAACAGGGAACAAAGGAGCCGTTAAAGCGACCGCAGGGGACGAAGTCGTGGCTCGGTTGTGCCGTAGGACGCATTCAAGCAGTAGATGAGGATTTCCCCCATGTGACATCTCATGATCTTCGTCACACCGCCGTCTCTTTGATGGTGAGCGTGGGGGCACCCATCTCTGTAATCTCACACGTCAGGTGA
- a CDS encoding amidohydrolase, translating to MVNENIEKLSATLEETRAEREELYKWFHRNPELSMEEHETAARIEEELKRMGLEVQTFAGTGKVAVIENGDGPTVLFRSDHDALPIAEDTGADYAAPAEKGVMHACGHDMHTAAHLGAVNALVRNKDAWSGTFIALFQPGEEAGGGARRMVEDGLVQRLPKPDYVFGQHVLAEDPPLGFAFTPGRMTTAASNWKVRIHGKSGHGSLPHRAIDPIPTAGTIVTRLQAAVAREIDPLEIGVISVGSIHGGTSSNSICDLVELGINTRASTDEISEQIQDIMKRVITAECEAGNCPEPPEFEYLDSVPVIYNDRDLTERLKNTFTDYFGEELVGWGAGLSGSEDFPVIPNAWDAPYVFISWSGFEEGHDGPPNHNKGFLPQLQPTLDRGSMSVLLAAATVMAKD from the coding sequence ATGGTCAACGAGAACATCGAGAAATTATCAGCCACGCTGGAGGAAACTCGTGCCGAGCGGGAAGAGCTGTATAAGTGGTTCCACCGGAACCCGGAGTTGTCCATGGAGGAGCATGAGACAGCCGCCCGCATCGAAGAAGAGCTCAAACGCATGGGGCTCGAGGTGCAGACATTCGCGGGGACCGGCAAAGTCGCTGTCATCGAGAATGGGGACGGCCCGACCGTCTTGTTCCGGTCCGACCACGACGCGTTGCCGATCGCCGAAGACACTGGAGCCGATTACGCCGCGCCGGCCGAGAAAGGTGTCATGCACGCGTGCGGCCACGACATGCACACCGCGGCGCATCTCGGTGCCGTGAACGCGCTCGTTCGCAACAAAGACGCTTGGTCGGGTACCTTCATCGCCCTTTTCCAACCCGGCGAGGAAGCTGGTGGCGGGGCCCGCCGAATGGTGGAGGACGGCCTTGTTCAACGGTTACCTAAGCCGGATTACGTGTTCGGCCAGCACGTTCTCGCCGAAGACCCGCCGCTCGGCTTCGCTTTCACGCCGGGTCGAATGACTACCGCCGCGTCGAACTGGAAGGTCCGCATCCACGGAAAATCCGGCCACGGCTCCCTTCCGCACCGCGCAATCGACCCGATTCCAACCGCGGGGACGATTGTCACCCGACTGCAAGCTGCGGTAGCCCGCGAGATCGACCCGCTCGAGATTGGCGTGATCTCGGTGGGATCTATCCACGGCGGAACGTCGTCCAACTCGATCTGCGATCTTGTCGAGCTCGGAATCAACACGCGTGCCTCAACCGACGAGATCTCCGAACAGATCCAGGACATCATGAAACGCGTTATCACCGCCGAGTGCGAGGCCGGTAACTGCCCGGAACCGCCCGAGTTCGAATACCTCGATTCCGTCCCCGTGATCTACAACGACAGGGATCTGACCGAGCGCCTCAAGAACACTTTCACCGATTACTTCGGCGAAGAACTGGTCGGATGGGGCGCTGGCTTATCCGGTTCCGAGGATTTCCCGGTCATCCCAAACGCCTGGGATGCCCCCTACGTCTTCATCTCCTGGTCCGGATTCGAGGAGGGCCACGATGGTCCGCCCAACCACAACAAGGGTTTCCTCCCGCAGCTCCAGCCGACTCTCGACCGCGGCTCTATGTCTGTGCTCCTCGCCGCAGCCACGGTCATGGCCAAGGATTAA
- a CDS encoding nitrate/nitrite transporter yields MLGVSSALAMPVAGQLVDKLKAQGLLIIGGIIAAVGLIIFGLSTSLWMFYLAGIVIGVGVGLSAQYVPIVVVNRWFFRNKGTIMGVVLAGSGVGGMILGIGMPYLLDSVGWRAASFFLAAFMAAFTILPAIFLVRNSPLDYQIPGYGETAVNADEAADVSGVEPGLTQKEAFTVPWFYVLIASYFLFGMTYAMTKHLVAYLSGTPWGIFVSSSKISAVVITATLSLIVFKPLIGWLIDKMGLLPAMWLTLGVAGVAVFISTWVTYFIPYLVLIVIMSLGTSNGTVSPPLVAQAAFGQRDFSKIWGVLGMAYPIGLAVGTPLWGAFPDKFGSYGAGFVLVPFVTVIFMVGFTLSVKKTRKLWAMNQKK; encoded by the coding sequence CTGCTCGGTGTGTCATCGGCTTTGGCGATGCCAGTGGCAGGTCAGCTGGTGGACAAGCTGAAGGCACAGGGACTGCTCATTATCGGCGGAATCATCGCTGCGGTGGGGCTAATCATCTTTGGGCTGTCAACGTCGCTGTGGATGTTCTACCTCGCCGGCATCGTGATCGGTGTCGGTGTGGGCCTTTCTGCACAGTATGTGCCTATCGTTGTGGTCAACCGATGGTTCTTCCGGAATAAGGGCACCATCATGGGTGTCGTCTTGGCTGGCTCCGGGGTGGGAGGCATGATCCTCGGAATCGGCATGCCATATCTCTTGGATTCAGTCGGCTGGCGCGCCGCCTCATTCTTCCTCGCGGCATTCATGGCGGCGTTCACGATACTTCCGGCGATCTTCCTGGTGCGCAACTCCCCACTGGATTATCAAATCCCCGGCTATGGCGAGACGGCTGTCAACGCTGATGAAGCCGCCGACGTCTCCGGAGTCGAGCCGGGCTTGACCCAAAAAGAAGCGTTCACAGTGCCCTGGTTCTACGTGCTCATCGCGTCCTACTTTCTTTTCGGCATGACGTACGCGATGACAAAGCACCTTGTGGCGTACCTGTCGGGCACTCCGTGGGGCATCTTTGTCTCCTCCAGCAAGATCTCCGCGGTAGTCATCACCGCGACTCTGAGTTTGATCGTGTTCAAACCGTTGATCGGCTGGTTGATCGACAAGATGGGGCTCCTACCGGCGATGTGGCTGACCTTGGGAGTGGCCGGTGTTGCGGTGTTCATCTCCACCTGGGTCACCTACTTCATTCCGTACCTTGTTCTCATCGTCATTATGTCCCTGGGCACTTCGAACGGTACGGTGTCTCCCCCACTCGTCGCGCAGGCGGCGTTCGGGCAGCGTGACTTCTCCAAGATCTGGGGTGTGCTCGGGATGGCCTACCCAATCGGCTTGGCGGTGGGAACACCGTTGTGGGGAGCGTTCCCAGACAAATTCGGTTCTTACGGCGCCGGCTTCGTCCTCGTCCCGTTCGTGACGGTCATCTTCATGGTCGGATTCACTCTCTCGGTCAAGAAAACCCGCAAGCTGTGGGCGATGAATCAGAAGAAGTAG
- a CDS encoding LysE family translocator — protein sequence MLLTDFLALIGVFAAAVAVPGPDVVQIIRFSVKSRAAGVACATGIMAGYAIWIAASLLGLSALMQAAPQLLAVLQLVGGAYLIYMGVGAVRSGFKAWGSGTSTMPADAKGESHAASQAFRVGMATNLSNPKSVLFFGAVFAQFVKPEMGWEWFAIILLSLVLIGFIMSAGFALLVDVFAGFLDRYGYLVDIITGTIFVVLAMWMIRDGVIGLGAFVN from the coding sequence GTGCTGCTTACCGACTTCTTGGCGCTTATTGGTGTGTTCGCGGCAGCCGTCGCTGTCCCAGGGCCCGATGTTGTCCAGATTATTCGTTTTAGTGTTAAATCCCGTGCTGCTGGCGTGGCTTGCGCGACCGGGATTATGGCGGGCTACGCAATTTGGATTGCGGCATCACTGCTTGGGCTGAGCGCCTTGATGCAAGCTGCCCCACAGCTACTTGCAGTGCTACAGCTGGTCGGCGGCGCATATCTTATCTATATGGGCGTTGGCGCGGTAAGAAGCGGCTTTAAGGCATGGGGGTCAGGAACTAGCACAATGCCCGCTGATGCGAAAGGTGAGTCGCATGCAGCCAGCCAAGCCTTTCGAGTGGGAATGGCAACGAACCTATCGAACCCCAAGTCAGTCTTATTTTTCGGCGCCGTCTTTGCGCAGTTTGTGAAACCTGAGATGGGCTGGGAATGGTTCGCAATTATTCTGCTTAGCTTGGTCTTGATTGGTTTCATCATGTCCGCTGGATTCGCACTCTTGGTTGACGTGTTCGCTGGGTTCCTTGACCGTTACGGCTACCTAGTAGACATCATCACTGGAACCATCTTTGTCGTATTAGCAATGTGGATGATTAGAGACGGCGTGATTGGTCTCGGGGCGTTCGTAAACTAG
- a CDS encoding hemolysin III family protein encodes MTTTRQLENGQVERTYVVADRGERPATRGWFHVVAAALFALASAVLITFAWMTLTWPGALGVTIYGAGVITLFGVSGMYHRWPWRSASTVQWWRRADHATIAIFIAATYTPLCILVFEPRTAAIMLTVAWTGAILGVILNLVWINHPRWLDLVVYIGLGWIIVPLVPTLWAETNPAVVILIFIGGVIYTLGALVYGFKWPGRSARYYGYHEHFHTATIVAAILHLVAIWMVVVAAGA; translated from the coding sequence GTGACTACCACTCGCCAGCTCGAGAACGGACAGGTTGAGCGCACGTACGTCGTCGCGGATCGCGGCGAGCGTCCGGCGACGCGCGGCTGGTTCCATGTTGTCGCGGCGGCGCTCTTTGCGCTCGCCTCGGCGGTGCTGATCACGTTCGCGTGGATGACGCTGACGTGGCCAGGCGCCTTGGGCGTGACCATCTACGGCGCGGGCGTGATCACTTTGTTCGGCGTGTCGGGCATGTATCACCGTTGGCCGTGGCGCTCGGCGTCGACGGTGCAGTGGTGGCGGCGGGCGGACCACGCGACCATTGCGATCTTCATCGCCGCCACGTACACGCCGCTCTGCATCTTGGTGTTCGAACCGCGCACAGCGGCGATCATGCTCACCGTGGCCTGGACGGGCGCCATCCTGGGTGTGATCTTGAACCTGGTCTGGATTAACCACCCACGCTGGCTGGACTTGGTGGTGTACATCGGCCTGGGGTGGATCATCGTGCCGCTCGTGCCCACGCTTTGGGCGGAGACGAACCCGGCCGTGGTCATCCTCATCTTCATCGGTGGCGTGATCTACACACTCGGCGCCCTGGTCTACGGCTTCAAGTGGCCCGGCCGCTCCGCGCGCTACTACGGCTATCACGAGCATTTCCACACCGCCACGATTGTGGCGGCGATTCTGCACCTGGTGGCCATCTGGATGGTTGTGGTGGCCGCGGGCGCGTAG